The following proteins are co-located in the Thermus thermophilus HB8 genome:
- a CDS encoding MBL fold metallo-hydrolase, giving the protein MNGPEVLRFAANLYRVPVEGGYFLVDAGLPWEARRLLSLLQEPPRLLFLTHHHLDHAGGARALWERFRVPVLAHPQEWAYLTKRKPRPPLPLPLLGKALANWGPAIPEEALAPAEEGMEVFGFRVVHLPGHTLGQVGLFREGVLLAGDALRGRGLPPRFINEDHALARRTVRKILELGVKRVYLGHGGPLSGEEVAAIARRLGV; this is encoded by the coding sequence ATGAACGGGCCTGAGGTCCTGCGCTTCGCCGCCAACCTCTACCGCGTCCCCGTGGAAGGGGGGTACTTCCTGGTGGACGCCGGGCTTCCCTGGGAGGCACGAAGGCTCCTCTCCCTCCTCCAAGAGCCCCCCAGGCTCCTCTTCCTCACCCACCACCACCTGGACCACGCCGGGGGGGCCCGGGCCCTTTGGGAAAGGTTTCGGGTACCGGTCCTCGCCCACCCCCAGGAGTGGGCCTACCTCACCAAAAGGAAGCCCCGCCCGCCCCTTCCCCTCCCCCTCTTGGGGAAGGCGCTCGCCAATTGGGGGCCGGCGATCCCGGAGGAGGCCCTCGCCCCCGCGGAGGAGGGGATGGAGGTCTTCGGCTTCCGGGTGGTCCACCTCCCGGGGCACACCCTGGGCCAGGTGGGGCTTTTCCGGGAAGGCGTCCTCCTGGCCGGGGACGCCCTCAGGGGAAGGGGCCTTCCCCCGAGGTTCATCAACGAGGACCACGCCCTGGCGCGAAGGACGGTGCGCAAGATCCTGGAGCTTGGGGTAAAGCGGGTCTACCTGGGCCACGGGGGGCCTTTGAGCGGGGAGGAGGTGGCCGCGATCGCCCGTAGACTGGGGGTATGA